One genomic segment of Chelonia mydas isolate rCheMyd1 chromosome 1, rCheMyd1.pri.v2, whole genome shotgun sequence includes these proteins:
- the LOC102942090 gene encoding CD99 antigen: MQRGRLTLLVSLAFLLLHVRGEDDFNLEDALDVGPTKKPDSATKKPELDGHPNPQPGSEDNTGGNFKDEDLLDGKLPPEKRGEGDTNPKSGGEAEASQGVIPGIISAVVVAVVGAVSSFIAYQKKKLCFKASGDQENVNMENQQGAHAEPPVQRTLLQK, from the exons ATGCAGCGGGGGAGACTCACCCTCCTAGTGTCTCTGGCTTTTCTCCTGCTCCACGTGAGAG GTGAAGACGACTTTAACTTAGAAGATGCATTAGACGTTG GACCTACAAAGAAGCCTGATTCAGCTACCAAAAAGCCGGAGTTGG ATGGCCACCCAAACCCTCAGCCCGGAAGCGAGGACAATACTGGTG GGAACTTTAAGGATGAGGACTTACTTGATGGTAAACTTCCACCAGAAAAAAGGG GTGAAGGTGATACCAATCCCAAGAGTGGAGGAGAGGCGGAGG CCTCTCAAGGAGTGATACCTGGAATTATAAGTGCTGTGGTTGTAGCAGTTGTTGGAGCAGTATCTAGCTTCATTGCTTACCAGAAGAAGAAACTCTGTTTCAAAGCAAGCG GAGATCAAGAGAATGTTAATATGGAAAATCAGCAAGGAGcacatgcagagccacctg ttcagcGAACTCTTCTGCAGAAATAA